Within the Medicago truncatula cultivar Jemalong A17 chromosome 4, MtrunA17r5.0-ANR, whole genome shotgun sequence genome, the region tttttttggGGCTAAGGCCCTcttgttatataaaaaaaaaaatcgaaatctCAGGAGTTTCAACATCCACGCCATTATCCATGCATGAATTCTAAAACGTTACTGTTATTTTAAGCATCATTGTCTTCAAGAAATTTTAGCCAGTTGTGAAATTATGAGTTCTAATAATGATTTTAATAAGTTAGAAATAATGTGCTGGTGTGTGTCTAACAAAAGATTTCTCCAAACTAGGAACTAAGCAGCTGGTAGTTCTTCTATAGCTCATCTATGCTACTAGTCAGCATCTTGTTCTTTACACTCAGATAAAAATCAAACCAGAGATGTGTTCTCATTACTGTTAGATAATAAAGTAATGGACTTAAGTTATTGGCCTTTTATATTAGTAAGTTAGAGTTCATtaagttttattatatattctcaTGTAACCTTTTGCAATGTTAAGGTATTGATATTCTATGAAACCCTAGCCGTCTTTGTTGTTCATATTGTCTCTTTCTctaatttgtatttgttttgttCACAATTACAATCTCagtttaattttctttctatctCTTATCTGGTCTTTTTTATCACATCATCGGTATATCTCTCACTTTCACTCTTTCCATTTTATGCCTGTCATTTCTACACATTCATGAgaatgaagggaaaaaaaatatttttttgagaacaTATGAATATCAATACATatacaacattgaagttagttATAGAAGTAAGAATATCATGTACTCAAATCTGACTTATCAACATTTAAAGTTTTTGAAACTATTATGTATTATCATTTCATGTGTATCTATACAAGTTGTTTGTGTATCGATACACACCTTCATGTATCAAAACATGGAGGTTAAAAAAATGCTATTTGTTCCTTGAAATCATGCAGAGTCAAGTATATGTAATTAAAAACTATCTTACATGAGGGTGTTTAGCACAAATTGTGGAAATGAACAtcttatacatcaaattttaattttatcctAATGTTGATATAACATCAAAATATTACCTACGGAAAAATTCTAACTCACAGTGAATTAATTGGAGGAAACTTTAGTGGTCATCTTAAGTTTTGACACCATAAGAGATGGCTAGAGTATAAGAGAAACATTTAATTGGACTGCAATTAATTTACTCTTAAAACTCTTAACATATGGAGGTATAGTATATGTTTGACCGGACTGAGTCATTTTTCTCTAGTGAATAAGTAATGACAATTGACACCTCTGAACCGTGAGAGGATCCTCTCATGTGGAAAACTCTGTAGTTTTCTATCGTGAGAAGAACAAATCAGAGACAATCTCCTCCTTTGAATCACACtgtataatatttaattagatTAAGCTCAGTGCAAAAGCCTACATGCTTAACTCTTGACCTTTTGGGATTTTTACTAATTGATGCATATTATGTAGTTTGTATAGTTGAAAGAGGTGACTCCACTAAAGGTGTTTGAGGGGAGATTCCGTTAAAAAtgatcatttaaatttttctatagAGATTAACCATCGACAAAACCGGTAGATACTTTCACTAACAACATGGTTAAGAAAATTACTAACCTtcaacttttcttttaaaaaataaaagatcaaaAGAATATAAATCGACATATTTCAGATTAAATAATCCAAAAAAAGACGTTGGAATTATATAACTCGAACATGAGTTTATTTGGAATTAAATAGGACGCGTGAAGAGGGTAAAGTGAGAGAAGAAGTTGCTTTATATTAATGATTTACCTGGATGCAGGTCTTCGTATTATGGAACACCGTAGCTTTGAGCGGTTGTTAATAAGTAGGTTATGAGTGAGAGTTTCTGATCATTCTTTTCTAGTATCTCTTTTGGATTTCTGTCTTGTTTTATACatatttgtttatgaaaaaaatattatataataaaattttattatataagtatatttttctaatttttgaattaataaaatataacattttttttatagtaaaataaacttcattcattcaaatgttaaaatagcaacaacaaaatcaaaaggaACATATGTTGGGACTTTGCCCAACTATATTTTGAGATGAGTACAATCGATTAAGATAGCTAGACATTCACTATAGACAAATATAGAACTATTAGAAGACATTAAAGagttaataaatcaaaattcaaatcataACAACGAGATTAAATTCTTCCATATATGGGCAATGATGAGTATAACTTGAGATCGCCTTTGATTTCATTCAACTACGAGGAAAAATATTTGCAGATGTTTTCTCAAATTGACTACAGATAGATTATCTCTAATATTACCAAATTTTCCGCATATTGACAAAATATTTGCGAGATTAAGAGGATACTTAACTTGGTAAAAGCCGCCATAATCCACTTACTCAAGATATAATACCTATGAAACAAGTTTTTCTCAACAATTTAGCAAAGATACAAGGTGAAAACTTcaagtaaaataaagcatacaaAATACAATTTGGGATAACTGACACtaaaaactatttatgaatgaaGAAGGTTTGGGATTAAAAAGACTGATACAACATAATAAAGGTGATTGAGAAGCAAGACGAGCCGATCAATTAAAATAACCCATCAATGTAAATTTGTTGGCACGCTAAATTAATCATAAGCCATTGTTTATACTCCACTAGAGTTTCTTTCCCAAATCGAGTCTTATTAATGCCCTTGAAGGTAAATGTACTACAACCTTCGTCCTTAATTATatgatcattttaaaaaaataacgagAATTAAAAtattggatatttgtattaaatatgtttgtaattactattatttttacaattttatcttttaagagaGAAGGTTGGTTTAtcttttcaacatgttatttattgatgattgaagaaaaagatgtataataaatagggcatgtatgtaaagaaataattaatgtaattgGAAATATCAaatgattcttataaaaaaggacaaaaaaaattctcaaaaggatcttataattaaggacggaggtaATATTATTGGTAAAACTTTTTGAACCTAAATTTTTTCAAGAACATCATCCCCTCACCATAATTTTTTACCaggaaaaaaatatactttacCCTAGTTAAAAAGCTGATACTTACACTCAAatgatttaaaataataatttgttttttatgaaaataaataaaaatatcctTTGAAAAATTAAGACAAATATACAAACTAGAATTCTCTCATACAAAAACAATATAGACCTTATGAtcactatataaaaaaaatccacttttaaattcattgaataattgatgtatttaatctataatatttatcatttatttaataaatttaaataattttttatttataataacgACCTGACATAgtgcaaattaaaaaaaattgttaactaGTATCTCTTGAACACTATACAAagattccctaaaaaaatattctaaatttttttttttttataaaagaatcaaatatttcaatttttataacattaattacacatatttttttaaaaaaaaaatagccactcattaacattttccattaaaaaataaGGTCTATGTGGTTGGGATTATTTGTCGCGATTCCAACCCTCCCACTATAAATACAGCAAAATAAACATGATTCATTTTTTCGTTCCCAATTTTCTCACATATACACCCCCCAACTTTCATTTCATTTCGCTcgttcttcttcctcttcccaAGAATCAGGTATTATCACTATTCTATTcattttatttctgttttttctttctttctcaatttcTATGCTTTTCTTTCTGTCTTTCTCTCGAATTCGTATCatgattttattcattttgtttctGTTATTTTCCCCCCTCAATTTCTATGCTTTTCTTCGCTGGATAATTAAGTTTCtattgttgaatgatattgttgaatgattttgtgagaaaaattgaaatttgggTTAAATTTTGCGTGTGGCATCTTTGTTCTTTGAATTTGCTATTTTAGTCTCTAGGTGAAGGAAGTGGTTGGTGAATCATGTTTTCTTTGTGGTGAATTTGTTTTATAGGATACAATGTAAAACTTGTGACATGCTCAgcaaattataaatatattttttttaaataaatcataaatagatTTAATTTGTATGCATCGACAGTGTAAAACTTTCCTACGCATGCATCCAACCAAATCACTCTATAGTGCCACTTTTGTAGGATAGCTCTTATAATATCTTCACAAATATATATGTAGCGTAATTTGATTGGGTGTATGcgtaaaaagttttacactaTCAATGTATACCAATTAAACTCAATCATAATTAGGGTTTGTAtgccttttaagtttttttttttttttttaattaggatCCTCTGCGCGCAATTGCATAGATTAATAACTTGAGCCGAATAGGACCGCAATGGGTGACAAAGCTAAGAGATTTAACACTGTTGCAATCCCAAAGTTGGATTTGAACTCATGACCTTTGGTTAAGCTAGAAGAGATCATTACCATCTCATCCAAGTTCTCTTGCGTATGCCTTTTAAGTTAATCATATGACTTTTAAGTTAAGTatcataaaagtaaaaaaattaaatgatcaaATGGGTATAATTAATTGATACTTCACTCGAGCGTTTTATGTTAAATATTGTTCAtattgattaaatcattaatcaacaTATAGTAGCACAAGTAGTAGATACTTGAGTATATTTGGATCCCTCTTACTTGGTCTAGGGTTCGTTTTTTGACTGGtatgaaagaaaaatcatttgtttATTAGGCTCTGCAGTTGCGTGTGGAGGATACATTTTGTTTACAATAgaacataattaaatatttaaaaaattattttaaaactagAGTAAAAACCCAATTTGGCCATTTACCTGTAAAAATTAGATTCCTAACCAGTCTGTGTGGTTGGGATAATTTTTCTCGAACCCGATCCTCCCCACTATATATACAacaaataaacttttatttcatttcatttgttCTTCCTCCTCGCAAGAATTGGGTATCATCACTATTCTATTCCTCTTGTTTCTTTGTTACTTATTTTTTctgaatttatttattgttgttatttcatctgcatgtgttttttatttttatttttattatttcgaATTCATAACGAAGTATACCCAATCAAGTTTGTAACTTTAATCTGATTCTGATTGGGGACAAGGATTTTCTTAAATgatcagttttttatttttatgttggatATGTATTTATTTCTTGTCCACTAAATAATAGATTTAGggatttgaagtttattctcaggataatttttatttcttgatcAGTTTTGTGTAAATCTTGAAAAAATATTGGgtaaattttttctatttattttgatttgtggtTTTCGTCTCATTTCTTTAGCCTTTAGGTGAAGGAAGTGGTTGGTGAATCATGTTTTCTGTGTGGTCAATTTGTTGGGTTTATAATTAGTTGAGTCACTGTTATCACGTTTCTCGAGGTCATGTTCATCCTTATTTTCATGAATTCCTCTTAGATTTGCTGTCGCAATTTCATATAAGATCCCATTTGAATGAACATTTAAGTTTGAATGTGTTCTTGCAACCAATGTTGTTAAATTCGCAATATAAATCGCCATTTAAATTGCAAGATCATGCAATCCATGATTTTACGCAAGCTTGGTGATCTAGACCGTAGTGAAATGTCAAAGAAGAAGGATGGCACAGTCCTGCGGCTGGTGGAGGTAGGTGGCTGGAGAGAACGGAAAGTTAGGGTTTCATTTCTGTTGCGAGAAGGATATTGGTAGGATTTTTCAATCCGTGAGTGTTCAATCCTCGAGTTACAATCTTTTACTCTCCCCCAGATCTTAAGCAGTATATCAAGTTTAAAAACATTGGTGTAGATATGAAATAGATGGATGGAATGTATATCATTGAGTCCTCATGTTATTTCTGTTAGAAATGTAAAATCATTCATGAACCTACTTCTAAAAGCATAACCTTTTGGAAGAGTTGGGTCTAGATATATGTAAAGACAATGAGGGTTTATTGTTTCTCAACATGCTATTTAGTTTATCATTTTGGACTGGTAGGGCATCCTAGTTCGTTAAAGCCTCGGACCTTCCGTTATGGAAGAGTCTAGAACAGGATTTGACCCAGTTGCGAAGGGCTAGGTCTCTTAAGTTACTGCAGAGGATCTTAAACCTTCTACTGCTTTGCGAGCGGGGGGGGGGACTCTGCATCTTTCCTCTgtacaataaaaatttgtttaatcaaGCGTTTCCTATTTTTTTATAGTGCAATTGCTTATATGCTACATTCAAATTCATATATTTGCAAATTGACAACTACAATTAAGTACTGCATATTTCCTCTGTATACTAAAAACCTGTGTCATCTAgagacaagcaaatgaggttgctCATAGACTTGCTAGGGTGGCCACATTTTATGCTAGTATCCACTATTTCACTGTATTACCTGATTGTATTCAAGATGTCCttattaatgaaatgagataattatctttctgtcaaaaaaaaactaaaaacctgTGTCATAaaattttcctaattttttgAAGTGCAATTGTTATATGTTCATATATTTGCAAATTGCAAACTACTATTACGAACTGCCTATTTCCTCTGTATAGTAAAAAACTGTGCAATCAAGTGGTTCCTATATTTTTTGCTGTCCAATTGTTATATTCTATATCCCAGTTCATATATATGCAAATTGAGAACTACTATTAAGTATAATACAGATATAGAAATGTCTTTTTGCACATCTCATTCCGGACTTGagtatatttgatattttttgccAGTGCTTAGTGGTTGATTACATCAGAAGGACTTCATTTATCACAAGTTACCAAGGCCAAGTTTCATGTCTGAGTTTGACACAAACATCCCAACAACTTATGGTGAGTGTCGAATTTCTTAGGTTCATTTATTGTCAACAGTTTCGCATTCGTTGCTGATGTGGTATGATACTTGATTAGATCCCTTTGCTGAGGCAAATGCTGAGGACTCAGGTGCCGGGACAAAAGAATATGTTCATGTCCGTGTACAGCAGCGTAACGGAAGGAAAAGCTTAACAACTGTTCAAGGGTTAAAGAAAGAGTTTAGCTATAGCAAGATACTCAAGGACCTGAAGAAAGAGTTCTGCTGTAATGGTACTGTTGTTGAGGACCCTGAGTTGGGACAGGTTTGTCTTCTCTTCTTCATAGATAAAGTTAATGTACTATGCAATGATTGcccatcattttattttgtaatcgaaaaaaagaatatatcctctggatttttttttattggaagtGCCAATCATTATGAATGCAAATTTGTAAAATCACGTCTGGATGTATTCTGTCAAAATCTAATTTTAtacttttcttattttaaaattattttttattgaacaaTTGGAACAAAAGCCAATGCTctgatttttattattctttttcatttccttTCTCAGCATATGGACTTTCTCATTTTCCGTGATTTAATTGATGTTTCGTCATGTACATAATTTCTTCTCGTTGTTatcaatgaaaaatcaaatgtcTATTTTTTATGGATGCAGGTCATACAACTTCAGGGAGATCAAAGGAAGAATGTTTCTACTTTCCTTGTGCAGGTAAGCATTATGTTGCCTGATTATAATGTGCCTAATGTTCTATTATTTAACGGCGTTATAATCTCTAAGATTTTCTATCATGTTTGTAACAGGCGGGAATTGTAAAGAAGGAGAAAATCAAGCTTCATGGTTTCTAAGAGGAATCAACAGTGTGCAATTTAGCTTCATGTTAAATATTTAGCATGCAGACTACAGTCAATATAATCTGAATTCAAGTAATCAGTCATAGCAACATCTTATAGTCAAGAGTTTTGTATAATATATTCTACATATTTTGGATCAGTATATGCTAGGTTATGATAAGGACTAATGTCTGCCTCTACGACAGATACCTTGAATAAATTTGTCGTAATTTCTACCCATTCGTGCCTGATTGCTGTGTTTTGTGTCCTTGAAATGCACAACTTTTGACTGCTGTGAAAACCCAAGATTTAATTGTTTGCTTCGTTGAggtatgatgatgatgaaagaaaTATGTAGGGAGAGAAAATAAGCAGAATGTTGGGAGTTTTTCTATTCGGATCTGGTTGGCTAAATCATCCAGGTCGCCCAGAATACGATTTGCCTAATACTTTCTATTGTGCTGCAGATGATTTAACTACCATTTTTCCTCCACCAGCTTCCTTTTGACATTAAGCCAACCCCTTATTGCTTGCATTAACTTGCAATATGTTTTAAATACCGGACCAAACTAACAACTTCAATCGGTTGAACTGGTAACCGATTGAACCGGTGACCAGCTAGTTCGCCGATTGGTTAGATCCCAGTTGTATTGCTGTTTGATTGAActgaattgaattgaactagGGATGAATCACGGTAGTTGAACCAAGGTAGGTTCGAACGGATTTTATTTTATGCGTCTTTTAATTtacttgtcttttactttttatttatttatctatcaCTCATCTGATTCAACTGTGGTTGATTGATTTATCCtattgaattatgatttggaGGTTTAATTGGTTTGTTCTCCGGTCCGATTTTTACAACATTGTCTTTTTTTTGTGTCTCTCGACAAAATGGAAAATACCACCTAAAACTCGCACACAATATTGGTTTTGATCAAAGAAAAATACAGACGGAAAATCATTATGTGATAGAGACTTTTGTCACGTGATGTGAGAAGGGAACAAAAACAacaagtttttcttttctttgaggTGAGATCGAAAACATGAATTAGATGTTATAGT harbors:
- the LOC25492108 gene encoding protein translation factor SUI1 homolog, which encodes MSEFDTNIPTTYDPFAEANAEDSGAGTKEYVHVRVQQRNGRKSLTTVQGLKKEFSYSKILKDLKKEFCCNGTVVEDPELGQVIQLQGDQRKNVSTFLVQAGIVKKEKIKLHGF